One genomic segment of Nocardioides cavernaquae includes these proteins:
- a CDS encoding DUF3040 domain-containing protein: MPLSEEELRLLEQMERALTEEDPKFASTLRGSSFRRAARQRALLAGVAFLGGVALLMTGR; encoded by the coding sequence ATGCCACTGTCGGAGGAGGAGCTTCGCCTGCTCGAGCAGATGGAGCGCGCACTCACCGAAGAGGACCCGAAGTTTGCGTCCACCTTGCGTGGCAGCTCGTTTCGTCGGGCCGCTCGTCAGCGTGCACTGCTGGCCGGGGTCGCGTTCCTCGGTGGAGTCGCCCTGCTGATGACGGGGCGGTGA